The following proteins are co-located in the Polystyrenella longa genome:
- a CDS encoding 3-keto-disaccharide hydrolase, which produces MLSDRMTVRFLLCLTFATLICGSPLAEAQESKDRTKYAITEIKNAGSDLFFQGEYTGNITTTLAQTHYENYGLQVISLGDGLFEGLLYVGGLPGSGWNGVNRTLLQGRKIAGTVQLAGAAAEVQIIKNQYALVSWHGYPATGYLSKVDRFSPTLGAEPMPGALILFNGEDNGQLAEPQITEEGLLMEGTETTGVFEDFYLHIEFKLPYMPYARGQARANSGVYIQSRYEVQILDSFGRIPEFNFCGALYRQKTPDINMCLPPLLWQTYDMRFKHAKFDVTGNKISDANLTVWHNGIKIQDNVSIETKTGSGQLEGNFPLPTKFQDHSDPVRFRNMWIVDYSPYLPEPLEDAPQLEQVSVSKQQP; this is translated from the coding sequence ATGTTGTCTGACCGAATGACCGTACGATTTCTGTTGTGCCTGACTTTCGCAACCCTCATTTGCGGTAGTCCTCTTGCTGAGGCGCAGGAATCGAAAGATCGAACCAAATACGCGATTACCGAAATCAAAAATGCGGGTTCCGATCTCTTCTTCCAGGGTGAGTACACTGGAAACATCACGACGACTCTCGCCCAGACACATTACGAAAATTACGGTCTCCAGGTGATCTCGCTCGGCGATGGTCTCTTTGAAGGCCTGCTCTATGTCGGCGGACTGCCCGGCTCGGGTTGGAATGGTGTCAATCGCACACTGCTTCAGGGCCGAAAAATCGCGGGCACTGTTCAACTGGCAGGAGCAGCAGCCGAAGTCCAAATCATCAAGAATCAATACGCACTTGTATCATGGCATGGTTACCCGGCCACAGGTTACCTGTCTAAAGTCGACCGATTCAGCCCCACACTTGGTGCAGAACCGATGCCAGGAGCTTTGATACTTTTCAACGGCGAAGACAATGGTCAATTGGCTGAACCTCAAATCACTGAAGAGGGTTTGCTGATGGAAGGCACAGAAACGACCGGCGTGTTTGAAGACTTCTACTTGCACATCGAATTCAAACTTCCTTACATGCCTTATGCACGCGGACAGGCACGAGCAAACAGCGGTGTCTATATTCAGAGCCGTTATGAAGTCCAGATTCTCGATTCATTCGGCCGTATTCCCGAATTCAATTTCTGTGGTGCCTTGTACCGTCAGAAAACGCCAGACATCAACATGTGTCTGCCTCCCCTGCTCTGGCAAACCTACGATATGCGATTTAAACACGCGAAGTTCGACGTCACGGGGAACAAGATCAGTGATGCCAACTTAACCGTCTGGCACAATGGAATCAAAATTCAGGACAACGTTAGTATTGAAACGAAAACAGGTTCTGGCCAGCTCGAAGGCAACTTCCCTCTGCCGACCAAATTTCAGGATCACAGTGATCCCGTTCGTTTCCGCAACATGTGGATCGTCGACTACTCTCCCTATCTTCCGGAACCACTGGAAGACGCACCGCAACTGGAACAGGTTTCTGTTTCTAAACAGCAACCATAA
- the trxA gene encoding thioredoxin, which yields MSAENSWVIDGTIENFQQLVLEGSFDRPVVIDFWAGWCGPCKQLAPILEKLAAEYNGKFLLVKVDTEAQEQLAASFRVQSIPFVVAFKEGQPVDQFAGLMTEEQIREWIAGFLPSPAEDLFREGENYEVVEPSTAIEKFRAALDLEPEFHQAKIALSRVLVDQNRLDEARKYLDELTARGFMEPEAQQVQNELDVRENAEEAGDLVEARAAAEANPDNIDLQIKLADALAVAGKLEEAFEICLTIISRDKSSDAATTAKETLIKLFDMAGPSSELVSTYRRKLATLLY from the coding sequence ATGTCTGCTGAAAACAGTTGGGTCATCGACGGAACAATCGAGAATTTTCAACAACTTGTCTTGGAAGGCTCTTTCGACCGGCCGGTCGTCATCGACTTCTGGGCGGGCTGGTGTGGTCCATGCAAGCAATTGGCCCCCATCCTGGAAAAGCTGGCAGCCGAGTACAACGGCAAGTTCCTATTGGTTAAGGTCGACACGGAAGCGCAGGAGCAATTGGCAGCTTCGTTTCGTGTGCAATCGATTCCCTTCGTGGTTGCTTTCAAAGAGGGGCAACCTGTTGATCAGTTTGCAGGTTTGATGACTGAAGAACAGATCCGGGAATGGATCGCTGGTTTTCTGCCTTCACCTGCAGAGGACCTCTTTCGCGAAGGGGAAAACTACGAAGTCGTCGAACCATCCACTGCAATTGAAAAGTTTCGTGCGGCACTCGATCTCGAACCGGAATTCCATCAGGCAAAAATCGCACTCTCGCGAGTACTTGTCGACCAGAATAGACTCGACGAAGCTCGTAAGTACCTTGATGAACTGACTGCCCGAGGGTTTATGGAACCCGAAGCACAACAGGTTCAAAATGAACTGGACGTGCGTGAAAACGCGGAAGAAGCAGGCGATCTGGTCGAAGCCCGGGCTGCTGCTGAGGCGAATCCGGACAACATTGATTTACAAATCAAACTCGCCGACGCTCTGGCCGTTGCTGGAAAACTGGAAGAAGCCTTTGAGATTTGTCTGACTATTATTTCCAGAGACAAATCGAGCGACGCCGCAACCACGGCCAAAGAAACACTAATTAAGCTGTTCGATATGGCTGGCCCCAGCTCTGAGCTAGTGAGCACTTATCGCCGCAAGCTGGCGACTTTACTGTATTAA
- a CDS encoding triphosphoribosyl-dephospho-CoA synthase: MQPLSIADETFLMEAIRTACLLEATARKPGNVHAEADFENMCFEDFVKSANQTAPVLAKASMMGLGLIIEAALVATHSSVGKNTNLGMVLLIAPLAAVPMATPLQEGIASVLSHTTVEDAVRVYQAINLVQPGGMGKVSSQDLTEKPTKTLLEIMKLAADRDLIAAQYASHFELIFDFCFPLLEERADEFSSKWEEIIQTLFLKILAENPDSLIVRKTNMETAQEVSQRADDVLNTGWPATETSRELFTQFDRWLREDGNRRNPGTTADLVAAALFAGLREKIIDSPFQFRYSL; this comes from the coding sequence ATGCAACCACTCAGCATTGCTGATGAAACTTTTCTCATGGAGGCGATTCGTACCGCCTGTCTGCTGGAAGCGACCGCCCGGAAACCGGGTAACGTACACGCAGAAGCCGATTTCGAAAATATGTGTTTTGAGGACTTCGTCAAATCGGCCAATCAAACGGCTCCCGTTCTGGCTAAGGCGTCGATGATGGGACTCGGATTAATCATCGAAGCGGCATTAGTCGCCACTCACAGTTCCGTCGGCAAGAACACTAATTTGGGAATGGTCCTTTTGATAGCTCCGCTGGCAGCCGTACCAATGGCGACTCCGTTGCAGGAGGGAATTGCTTCCGTGCTAAGTCACACGACTGTCGAAGACGCTGTCCGCGTTTATCAGGCGATCAATCTGGTTCAACCGGGAGGCATGGGAAAGGTTTCGTCACAGGATTTAACGGAGAAACCAACGAAGACGTTGCTCGAAATCATGAAGCTGGCGGCTGACCGGGACCTCATAGCGGCTCAGTACGCGTCTCATTTCGAGTTGATATTTGATTTCTGTTTCCCCCTACTGGAAGAGCGAGCGGATGAGTTCTCCTCCAAGTGGGAGGAAATCATACAGACTTTATTCCTCAAGATTCTTGCGGAAAATCCGGACAGTTTAATTGTTCGTAAAACGAATATGGAAACTGCGCAAGAGGTTTCCCAGCGTGCGGACGATGTTCTGAATACGGGCTGGCCAGCGACGGAAACGTCTCGCGAGCTATTTACTCAGTTTGATCGCTGGTTGCGTGAAGATGGAAACCGGCGGAACCCCGGCACAACAGCCGATCTAGTCGCGGCAGCATTGTTCGCCGGGTTACGCGAGAAGATAATCGACTCTCCGTTTCAGTTTCGTTATTCACTCTAG
- a CDS encoding 6-pyruvoyl trahydropterin synthase family protein: MSDSYRVRVTKDHLVFSAAHFITFNGNICERLHGHNWRVAVEVSGNLDENSYVYDFIALRDGLQEIVNELDHRVLLPTLHPTISVEQNDNEVIARFEEKRWVFPTEDCLLLDIANTTAELLASWIASELVDRLHIRTETGIHTLQIEVEENFGQWAIYEKRLENSM, translated from the coding sequence ATGTCAGACAGCTATCGTGTTCGCGTTACCAAGGACCACCTCGTTTTCAGCGCGGCTCACTTTATTACTTTCAATGGCAACATCTGCGAGCGCCTGCATGGCCACAACTGGCGAGTCGCAGTGGAGGTCAGCGGCAACCTTGATGAGAATTCTTATGTCTACGATTTTATCGCACTGCGAGATGGATTACAGGAGATCGTCAATGAGCTCGATCACCGAGTGTTGTTACCGACACTCCACCCCACAATCTCCGTAGAACAGAATGACAACGAAGTGATCGCTCGGTTTGAAGAAAAACGATGGGTATTTCCCACCGAAGATTGTCTGTTGTTGGACATCGCCAATACGACAGCTGAATTACTCGCCTCTTGGATCGCATCTGAATTAGTGGATCGGCTTCATATTAGAACCGAGACTGGAATTCATACATTGCAGATAGAAGTCGAAGAAAACTTCGGACAATGGGCGATCTACGAAAAGCGGCTTGAGAACTCAATGTGA
- a CDS encoding sialidase family protein yields the protein MRHSVFSLLLFMLGTSCLLGGEAPKVEKQVVVFGKEGEFGAWPANHGMWIWGNEILVGLSTGTHKDLGPYYHNIDREKPENHVLARSLDGGETWRMEYPAEKGMLILDGLRHGIMPPNLKEPALKPLTEALDFSHPDFCMTLRFHDIHGGVSRLYYSYDRGKKWSGPFELPLFAQPGIMARTDMIINGKHDAHFLLTASKSNEKEGRVICVRTTDGGLTWKFLSYVGPEPKGFSIMPSSVRLSENELYTTTRRREGSGEDRHRWIDAWRSTDNGNSWEFVNDPVEDVGEGNPPDLIKLQDGRLCLIYGDRKSPFEMQAKLSSDNGVTWSEPIVLHADGGGRDMGYPRSVQRPDGKIVSTYYFFTKEDPYRKVYATIWDPGTK from the coding sequence ATGCGTCACTCTGTTTTTTCGCTACTGTTGTTTATGTTGGGAACATCTTGCCTGCTAGGCGGAGAGGCTCCTAAGGTCGAAAAACAAGTTGTTGTTTTTGGCAAAGAGGGCGAATTCGGCGCTTGGCCGGCTAATCATGGAATGTGGATTTGGGGAAATGAGATTCTGGTTGGTCTGAGTACAGGTACTCACAAAGATTTGGGACCTTACTACCACAACATCGACCGAGAGAAGCCGGAAAATCATGTATTAGCTCGCAGCCTTGATGGTGGCGAGACCTGGAGGATGGAATATCCAGCGGAGAAAGGAATGCTCATTCTGGATGGTCTACGGCATGGCATTATGCCTCCCAACCTGAAAGAGCCGGCCCTGAAGCCGCTCACGGAAGCTCTCGATTTCTCCCACCCCGACTTTTGCATGACCTTACGATTCCACGACATTCACGGTGGAGTCTCCCGTTTGTATTACTCTTACGATCGGGGAAAGAAGTGGTCTGGCCCATTTGAGCTTCCCCTGTTTGCTCAACCGGGAATCATGGCGCGCACCGACATGATCATCAATGGCAAGCACGACGCTCACTTTCTGCTGACAGCATCCAAATCGAACGAAAAAGAAGGCCGCGTTATCTGCGTCCGCACCACGGATGGGGGATTGACTTGGAAGTTTCTCTCGTACGTTGGTCCTGAGCCCAAAGGGTTTTCGATCATGCCCTCCTCAGTTCGCCTCTCCGAGAATGAACTCTACACAACCACCCGTCGCCGGGAAGGTTCGGGAGAAGACCGACATCGCTGGATCGATGCCTGGAGATCAACCGACAATGGAAATAGTTGGGAATTCGTTAATGATCCTGTCGAAGATGTGGGTGAAGGAAATCCTCCTGATCTAATCAAATTGCAGGATGGCCGCCTCTGCCTGATATATGGTGACCGAAAATCCCCTTTCGAGATGCAGGCTAAACTGAGTAGCGACAATGGTGTAACCTGGTCGGAGCCGATTGTCCTGCATGCCGATGGAGGAGGCCGCGACATGGGTTATCCGAGAAGTGTTCAACGTCCGGACGGCAAGATTGTCTCGACATATTACTTCTTCACCAAAGAGGACCCGTACCGAAAAGTGTACGCGACGATTTGGGATCCCGGTACGAAGTAA